In Kitasatospora viridis, a single window of DNA contains:
- a CDS encoding CPBP family intramembrane glutamic endopeptidase: MWNGRDNQLDQLNQLDRQDLLRGVGRQRGRPRWKAEAGLYVLVAFLGAGLLGALQPSTGVPEEVLQLTQFGPALGVLMVALLRPSRARERLAGTLPGPPPGRPPGRRDRTAPLVLLCAPLIIALSSAGYAVVHGSLAFTDPRGLADPFALIVPAQLVGACGEEIGWRCFLQPLLRTRFGPLTASVLVGLVWGGWHVQAFTRGPAYAGGFLTATVAMSVLLGLALERVRSNRLLLAGGFHALVNLGMLVFMPDDSGTAMLLFGAACLLAALPWVLRAPTVRMTVPAAHGAR; this comes from the coding sequence ATGTGGAACGGACGCGACAACCAGCTCGACCAGCTCAACCAACTCGACCGGCAGGACCTCCTCCGTGGAGTCGGACGACAGCGGGGGCGGCCGCGGTGGAAGGCCGAGGCAGGCCTGTACGTGCTCGTCGCCTTCCTCGGCGCGGGCCTGCTCGGCGCGCTCCAACCCTCGACGGGGGTCCCCGAGGAGGTCCTCCAGCTCACCCAGTTCGGGCCCGCCCTCGGGGTCCTGATGGTGGCTCTGCTCCGCCCCTCCCGGGCCCGCGAGCGCCTCGCCGGCACCCTGCCCGGCCCGCCGCCCGGGCGCCCGCCCGGCAGGCGGGACCGCACCGCGCCGCTGGTCCTGCTCTGCGCGCCGCTCATCATCGCGCTCAGCAGCGCCGGCTACGCGGTGGTGCACGGCAGCCTCGCGTTCACCGATCCGCGCGGCCTGGCGGATCCGTTCGCGCTCATCGTGCCGGCCCAACTGGTCGGCGCCTGCGGGGAGGAGATCGGCTGGCGCTGCTTCCTCCAGCCGCTGCTGCGCACCCGGTTCGGGCCGCTGACCGCCTCAGTGCTGGTCGGGCTGGTCTGGGGCGGCTGGCACGTGCAGGCGTTCACGCGCGGCCCGGCGTACGCGGGCGGGTTCCTGACCGCCACCGTGGCGATGTCGGTGCTGCTCGGCCTCGCCCTGGAGCGGGTGCGGAGCAACCGGCTGCTGCTGGCCGGCGGCTTCCACGCCCTGGTCAACCTCGGGATGCTGGTCTTCATGCCGGACGACTCCGGTACGGCCATGCTGCTGTTCGGCGCGGCCTGCCTGCTCGCTGCGCTGCCCTGGGTGCTGCGCGCACCAACGGTTAGGATGACGGTTCCGGCAGCGCACGGGGCGCGCTGA
- a CDS encoding sensor histidine kinase gives MTERQVVMARGDGRPGGGGWIAAGRCQLLSLGGLVVAAAGLLVLCVLALVPVRVGLGVLPAAARRLRRLADRQRLLAVTWSGVAVGPSEPPAVGDPERSARGPATLLGSEGFWRDLRWALLEPWVGGTLVVLPLTLLYYGLFGLLVQPFIWRRIDDGNWYAFIHVHSTGAMLASAALGLAFLGAGLRLAPRALAWHARWTRRALTAPYTSQLERRITQLTDTRAEALDAQAAELRRIERDLHDGAQARLVSLGMTLDDATRLLDTDPAAARTLLLQVRATSERALQDLRELVHGIHPPVLADRGLGDAVRSLALDSFLDVHVTVGLPGRLPPPVESAGYFALGELLANAGKHAGAAEVWIDLRHTEGALRITVTDDGHGGADPARGSGLRGIERRLSSFDGTLALHSPQGGPTTATLEIPCASFLPKTSSSSGTG, from the coding sequence ATGACGGAGCGACAGGTGGTCATGGCAAGGGGGGACGGGCGCCCGGGCGGCGGTGGCTGGATCGCCGCCGGGCGGTGCCAGCTGCTCTCGCTGGGCGGCCTGGTCGTCGCGGCCGCCGGCCTGCTGGTGCTCTGCGTGCTCGCGCTGGTCCCGGTGCGGGTCGGCCTCGGCGTGCTGCCCGCGGCGGCCCGGAGGCTGCGCCGGCTCGCCGACCGGCAGCGGCTCCTCGCGGTGACCTGGTCCGGCGTCGCGGTCGGTCCCTCCGAGCCACCGGCCGTCGGCGACCCGGAGCGGTCGGCCCGCGGCCCGGCCACCCTGCTCGGCTCCGAGGGCTTCTGGCGCGACCTGCGGTGGGCCCTGCTGGAGCCCTGGGTCGGCGGCACGCTGGTCGTCCTCCCGCTCACGCTGCTCTACTACGGGCTGTTCGGCCTGCTGGTGCAGCCGTTCATCTGGCGCCGGATCGACGACGGCAACTGGTACGCCTTCATCCACGTCCACTCCACCGGGGCGATGCTCGCCTCCGCCGCGCTCGGCCTGGCGTTCCTGGGCGCCGGCCTCCGGCTCGCCCCGCGCGCCCTCGCCTGGCACGCCCGCTGGACCAGGCGCGCCCTCACCGCCCCGTACACCAGTCAGCTGGAGCGCAGGATCACGCAGTTGACGGACACTCGGGCCGAGGCACTGGACGCCCAGGCGGCCGAGCTGCGCCGGATCGAGCGCGACCTGCACGACGGGGCGCAGGCCCGGCTGGTCTCCCTCGGCATGACGCTGGACGACGCGACCCGGCTGCTCGACACCGACCCGGCGGCCGCCCGCACCCTGCTGCTCCAGGTCCGGGCCACCTCCGAGCGGGCCCTGCAGGACCTGCGGGAGTTGGTGCACGGGATCCACCCGCCGGTGCTCGCCGACCGCGGCCTCGGCGACGCCGTCCGCTCGCTCGCCCTGGACAGTTTCCTCGACGTGCACGTCACGGTGGGCCTGCCCGGCCGGTTGCCGCCGCCGGTCGAGTCCGCCGGCTACTTCGCCCTCGGGGAGCTGCTGGCCAACGCGGGCAAGCACGCCGGCGCCGCCGAGGTCTGGATCGACCTGCGCCACACCGAGGGCGCACTGCGGATCACGGTCACCGACGACGGCCACGGCGGAGCGGATCCCGCCCGGGGCAGCGGCCTGCGCGGCATAGAACGCAGGCTCAGCAGCTTCGACGGAACCCTTGCCTTGCACAGTCCGCAGGGCGGACCGACCACCGCGACCCTGGAGATACCGTGCGCGTCGTTCTTGCCGAAGACCAGTTCCTCCTCCGGGACTGGTTGA
- a CDS encoding response regulator transcription factor, protein MRVVLAEDQFLLRDWLIRTLRDHGCEVVAAVDNSPALRKALREEQMDLAVLDIRLPPSYTDEGLQAALHARRERPGLPVLILSQYVDQLYAQELLAGGQGAVGYLLKDRVTNTAQFMDAARTVAAGGTVMDPEVIAKLLARSEARGTTADLTPREHEVLRLMAEGRSNTAIMSTLHISESAVAKHTTSIFGKLGIEASADDNRRVLAVLAYLKR, encoded by the coding sequence GTGCGCGTCGTTCTTGCCGAAGACCAGTTCCTCCTCCGGGACTGGTTGATCCGTACCCTGCGGGACCACGGGTGTGAGGTGGTCGCCGCCGTCGACAACAGCCCGGCCCTGCGGAAGGCGCTGCGCGAGGAGCAGATGGACCTCGCGGTGCTGGACATCCGGCTGCCGCCCTCCTACACCGACGAGGGCCTCCAGGCGGCCCTGCACGCCCGCCGCGAGCGGCCCGGTCTGCCGGTGCTGATCCTCTCCCAGTACGTCGACCAGCTCTACGCCCAGGAGCTGCTGGCCGGCGGGCAGGGCGCGGTCGGCTACCTGCTCAAGGACCGGGTCACCAACACCGCCCAGTTCATGGACGCGGCCCGCACGGTCGCGGCCGGCGGCACCGTGATGGACCCCGAGGTGATCGCCAAGCTGCTGGCCCGCAGCGAGGCCCGGGGCACCACCGCCGACCTGACGCCGCGTGAGCACGAGGTGCTCCGGCTGATGGCCGAGGGCCGGTCCAACACCGCCATCATGAGCACCCTGCACATCAGCGAGAGCGCCGTGGCCAAACACACCACCAGCATCTTCGGCAAGCTCGGCATCGAGGCCTCGGCCGACGACAACCGCCGGGTCCTGGCGGTGCTGGCGTACCTGAAGCGCTGA
- a CDS encoding GrpB family protein produces the protein MPFPDEKFSSGVVVSDYDPTWPGEFERLSHRIADLLGPLALTVDHVGSTSVPGLPAKDCIDIQVRVAAVEHDRIVPLMAAQGYRCRPEPWNRTEVTAGVACPKLVFAPPPGARACNVHIRLHDGPNTRYALLFRDFLRADERARNGWGAFKQRVAQSLPDLMDYGQIKAPATEVLMSGAERWAEQTGWQLPSAHRR, from the coding sequence ATGCCCTTCCCCGACGAGAAGTTCTCCTCCGGCGTGGTCGTCTCCGACTACGACCCCACGTGGCCAGGTGAGTTCGAGCGCCTCTCGCACCGGATCGCCGACCTGCTCGGGCCGCTCGCGCTGACGGTCGACCACGTGGGGTCGACCTCCGTACCCGGGCTGCCGGCCAAGGACTGCATCGACATTCAGGTGCGCGTCGCAGCCGTCGAGCACGACCGCATCGTGCCGCTGATGGCCGCCCAGGGCTACCGCTGCCGCCCCGAGCCGTGGAACCGCACCGAGGTCACGGCCGGGGTGGCGTGCCCCAAGCTGGTGTTCGCCCCGCCACCCGGCGCCCGCGCCTGCAACGTGCACATCCGCCTGCACGACGGCCCCAACACCCGCTACGCCCTGCTCTTCCGCGACTTCCTGCGTGCGGACGAGCGGGCCCGGAACGGCTGGGGCGCGTTCAAGCAGCGCGTGGCCCAGAGCCTGCCCGACCTGATGGACTACGGCCAGATCAAGGCGCCGGCCACGGAGGTGCTGATGTCCGGCGCCGAGCGCTGGGCCGAACAGACCGGCTGGCAGCTCCCGTCCGCTCACCGGCGCTGA
- a CDS encoding SDR family NAD(P)-dependent oxidoreductase, with translation MSVTTAHPSLQGRTVVITGGSRGIGARTARAFADQGAQVCVVGRDATALAAVADGITDAGGTALPATADVTDSAALAALHRTVADRFGPVDVLAAFAGGVGFPVKSTELTEQLWRESLDANLTSAFLTIQAFLPDMVERGAGSIITMSSSAGRQPSLANLAYGAANAGLVMLTRHLATELGPQGIRVNCIAPSSILTEKARASMPPAVQEQVAAAHPLRRLGTMEDVAETALFLASDAAAYLTGLTIDVAGGRITN, from the coding sequence ATGTCAGTCACCACCGCTCACCCCAGCCTCCAGGGCAGGACCGTCGTCATCACCGGTGGCTCGCGCGGCATCGGCGCGCGGACCGCGCGGGCCTTCGCCGACCAGGGCGCCCAGGTCTGCGTGGTCGGCCGGGACGCCACCGCGCTGGCCGCCGTCGCCGACGGGATCACCGACGCCGGCGGCACCGCGCTCCCCGCCACGGCGGACGTCACCGACTCCGCCGCGCTCGCCGCCCTGCACCGCACCGTCGCGGACCGGTTCGGGCCGGTCGACGTGCTGGCCGCCTTCGCCGGCGGGGTCGGGTTCCCGGTGAAGTCCACCGAACTCACCGAGCAGCTCTGGCGCGAGTCGCTGGACGCGAACCTGACCTCCGCCTTCCTCACCATCCAGGCCTTCCTGCCGGACATGGTGGAGCGCGGCGCCGGCTCGATCATCACCATGTCCTCCTCGGCCGGCCGCCAGCCCAGTCTGGCCAACCTGGCCTACGGGGCGGCCAACGCGGGCCTGGTGATGCTCACCCGCCACCTCGCCACCGAGCTCGGCCCGCAGGGCATCCGGGTCAACTGCATCGCCCCCTCCTCGATCCTCACCGAGAAGGCCCGCGCCAGCATGCCGCCCGCGGTCCAGGAGCAGGTCGCCGCCGCCCACCCGCTGCGCCGCCTGGGCACCATGGAGGACGTGGCCGAGACGGCACTCTTCCTCGCCTCCGACGCCGCCGCCTACCTGACCGGCCTGACCATCGACGTCGCGGGCGGACGCATCACCAACTGA
- a CDS encoding DUF4386 domain-containing protein — protein MSATSATPPTTRTGRRPQPGPPLLLPATSLALLTVAYTVVNRATPHPDAPASAVLQYAEQHGGTMRLGAFLLLAAAMPVLLLSAVLNQRLRLLGVTGPGAAIALVGGVLAGGALSLSAATAWAGSRLAADSPPALARALANLSFVSGGPVFAAGFGLLAAGISVSALKTGLLPRALAWSGVLVTALGLLGLLALLVGGFGYLLPAVRFGGLVWLLLAAWKLPRTRRRTNA, from the coding sequence ATGAGTGCCACCAGCGCCACCCCACCCACCACCCGCACCGGACGCCGACCGCAGCCCGGGCCGCCGCTGCTGCTGCCCGCCACCTCGCTCGCCCTGCTGACCGTCGCCTACACCGTGGTCAACCGGGCCACCCCGCACCCCGACGCCCCGGCCTCCGCCGTGCTCCAGTACGCCGAGCAGCACGGGGGCACCATGCGGCTCGGCGCGTTCCTGCTGCTCGCCGCCGCGATGCCGGTGCTGCTGCTCTCCGCCGTGCTCAACCAGCGGCTACGGCTGCTCGGGGTCACCGGGCCGGGCGCGGCGATCGCCCTGGTCGGCGGAGTGCTCGCGGGCGGCGCGCTGAGCCTGAGCGCCGCCACCGCCTGGGCGGGCAGCCGACTGGCCGCCGACTCGCCCCCGGCGCTGGCCCGCGCGCTGGCCAACCTGTCGTTCGTCTCCGGCGGCCCCGTGTTCGCCGCCGGGTTCGGCCTGCTCGCCGCCGGGATCTCGGTCTCGGCACTGAAGACCGGCCTGCTGCCGCGCGCCCTCGCCTGGAGCGGCGTACTGGTCACCGCCCTCGGCCTGCTCGGTCTGCTCGCGCTGCTGGTCGGCGGGTTCGGCTACCTGCTGCCTGCCGTGCGGTTCGGCGGGCTGGTCTGGCTGCTGCTCGCCGCCTGGAAGCTGCCGCGCACCCGGCGCCGCACCAACGCCTGA
- a CDS encoding MarR family winged helix-turn-helix transcriptional regulator — MTTNPGSAAGPQGAPRPAKHGGVAFLLAQLGAHATELFAQRIAALDLTPPQAGLLRMLAATPGRSQRELADDLGMPPSRFVPFADGLEQRGLIERRRNAEDRRLYALHLTDQGFALLGELAGVAVAHEQQVCGALSEQERGQLLGLLRRVAEEQGLTPGVHTGFRSLRGK; from the coding sequence ATGACTACGAATCCTGGGAGTGCGGCCGGCCCGCAGGGTGCCCCCCGCCCCGCGAAGCACGGCGGCGTGGCCTTCCTGCTCGCTCAGCTCGGCGCCCACGCGACCGAGCTCTTCGCCCAGCGGATCGCCGCCCTCGACCTGACCCCGCCGCAGGCCGGCCTGCTCCGGATGCTGGCGGCGACCCCCGGCCGCAGCCAGCGCGAGCTGGCCGACGACCTGGGCATGCCGCCGAGCCGGTTCGTGCCGTTCGCCGACGGGCTGGAGCAGCGCGGCCTGATCGAGCGCCGCCGCAACGCCGAGGACCGCCGCCTCTACGCGCTGCACCTGACCGACCAGGGGTTCGCCCTGCTCGGCGAGCTGGCCGGGGTGGCGGTGGCGCACGAGCAGCAGGTCTGCGGGGCGCTCTCGGAGCAGGAGCGCGGGCAGCTGCTCGGCCTGCTGCGCCGGGTTGCCGAGGAGCAGGGCCTCACCCCGGGCGTGCACACCGGATTTCGGTCGCTCCGGGGCAAGTAG
- a CDS encoding GNAT family N-acetyltransferase — MAGETTGEIAGDLSGGKAEDMTDDQLIVRARGLWCEMASVPGIEFAAAGRLVPVVAPEAGLGPAGWAGVIELGGARIATAPDERAAALLRERLAGVAPGRLADPGAVGAAFPDVRVLGPVALAYLAAEDFRPVGPGAWELVELPADHRGLRRLEESAGDEDRREAGLDEITSPAFAVRVGGEVVAAAGYRHWRSRTAHISVLTAPAWRGHGLVRVTGTAAAAHALADDLLPQWRARVPASRRAAVALGFREIGTQLVVNFG, encoded by the coding sequence ATGGCCGGGGAGACCACTGGGGAGATCGCCGGGGACCTGAGCGGGGGCAAGGCCGAGGATATGACTGATGATCAGCTGATCGTTCGTGCCCGTGGCTTGTGGTGCGAGATGGCGTCGGTGCCGGGCATCGAGTTCGCCGCGGCGGGCCGACTGGTACCCGTGGTAGCCCCGGAGGCGGGCCTCGGGCCGGCGGGCTGGGCCGGCGTGATCGAGCTCGGTGGCGCCCGGATCGCCACCGCGCCCGACGAGCGCGCGGCCGCCCTGCTGCGCGAGCGGCTGGCCGGGGTGGCCCCGGGCCGGCTGGCCGACCCCGGTGCGGTCGGGGCGGCCTTCCCTGACGTCCGGGTCCTCGGCCCGGTCGCGCTGGCCTACTTGGCGGCGGAGGACTTCCGTCCGGTCGGGCCGGGTGCGTGGGAGCTGGTGGAGCTGCCCGCCGACCATCGCGGGCTGCGCCGCCTGGAGGAGTCGGCCGGGGACGAGGACCGCCGGGAGGCCGGGCTCGACGAGATCACCTCACCGGCCTTCGCGGTCCGGGTCGGCGGCGAGGTCGTGGCGGCGGCCGGCTACCGGCACTGGCGCAGCCGCACCGCGCACATCAGCGTGCTCACCGCGCCGGCCTGGCGCGGGCACGGACTGGTCCGGGTCACCGGCACCGCCGCGGCCGCCCACGCCCTCGCCGACGACCTGCTGCCGCAGTGGCGCGCCCGGGTGCCGGCCTCCCGCCGGGCCGCCGTGGCACTCGGTTTCCGGGAGATCGGCACCCAACTGGTCGTCAACTTCGGCTGA
- a CDS encoding isocitrate lyase/PEP mutase family protein: MSPITEDQHREDQHRRALEFRRLHEAQEPFVIPNAWDAGTARLLTGLGFAAIASTSAGLAHSLGRSDGANLVSRDEVLANARELAAATHLPVSADLESGYGADREQIAETIRLAAAAGLVGGSIEDATGDPDAPLHTFAEAVGRVRAAVLAARELDFPFTVTARAENFLYGRPDLDDTIRRLQAFEEAGADVLFAPGLPDAEAVRAVCAAVDRPVNVLVAGPLLELTVDRLGELGVRRISLGSGLSRLAFTATMNAARTIRHTGSFAPLTEALPYGSVNALLAPQDGGPGTE, translated from the coding sequence GTGTCACCGATCACCGAGGACCAGCACCGCGAGGACCAGCACCGCCGGGCGCTGGAGTTCCGCCGGCTGCACGAGGCCCAGGAGCCCTTCGTCATCCCGAACGCCTGGGACGCCGGCACCGCCCGGCTGCTCACCGGGCTCGGCTTCGCGGCGATCGCCTCCACCAGCGCCGGGCTGGCGCACAGCCTCGGGCGCAGCGACGGCGCCAACCTGGTGAGCCGGGACGAGGTGCTGGCCAACGCCCGCGAACTGGCCGCCGCGACCCACCTGCCGGTCTCCGCCGACCTGGAGAGCGGCTACGGCGCCGACCGGGAGCAGATCGCCGAGACCATCCGACTGGCCGCCGCGGCCGGCCTGGTCGGCGGCTCGATCGAGGACGCGACCGGCGACCCGGACGCCCCGCTGCACACGTTCGCGGAGGCGGTGGGCCGGGTCCGGGCGGCGGTGCTGGCCGCGCGGGAGCTGGACTTCCCGTTCACGGTCACCGCGCGAGCGGAGAACTTCCTCTACGGCCGGCCCGACCTCGACGACACCATCAGGCGGTTGCAGGCCTTCGAGGAGGCGGGCGCGGACGTGCTCTTCGCCCCCGGACTGCCGGACGCCGAGGCGGTGCGGGCGGTCTGCGCCGCGGTCGACCGGCCGGTGAACGTGCTGGTCGCGGGCCCGCTGCTGGAGCTGACGGTCGATCGGCTCGGCGAGCTGGGCGTGCGGCGGATCAGCCTGGGCTCCGGGCTCTCCCGGCTGGCGTTCACCGCCACCATGAACGCCGCCCGGACCATCCGGCACACGGGCTCCTTCGCCCCGCTCACCGAGGCGCTGCCGTACGGCTCGGTCAACGCGCTGCTCGCACCGCAGGACGGTGGGCCGGGCACGGAGTAG
- a CDS encoding NUDIX domain-containing protein, with translation MAQLPLADHLRTLPHGILFGLVHFTDTAGNPLLMESVYDPEVWQFVGGNMEFDGEPWRCARREVLEETGLVLPAEPVPPLLALVFRPAADGWPFRVGVVFDGGELSAEQLAGLVLDPAEHADHAVRPLAEWRTVLGPERLALLEAVVEARRTGRAAYLHVPHPRNPS, from the coding sequence ATGGCCCAGCTCCCGCTCGCCGATCACCTGCGCACGCTGCCGCACGGCATCCTCTTCGGCCTGGTCCACTTCACCGACACCGCCGGCAACCCGCTGCTGATGGAGTCGGTCTACGACCCCGAGGTCTGGCAGTTCGTCGGCGGGAACATGGAGTTCGACGGCGAGCCGTGGCGCTGCGCCCGGCGCGAGGTGCTGGAGGAGACCGGGCTGGTACTGCCGGCCGAACCGGTCCCGCCGCTGCTCGCACTCGTCTTCCGGCCCGCCGCGGACGGCTGGCCGTTCCGGGTCGGCGTGGTCTTCGACGGCGGGGAGCTCTCCGCCGAGCAGTTGGCCGGCCTGGTGCTGGACCCGGCCGAGCACGCCGACCACGCCGTCCGTCCGCTGGCCGAGTGGCGCACCGTGCTCGGCCCCGAACGGCTGGCGCTGCTGGAGGCCGTGGTCGAGGCCCGCCGCACCGGCCGGGCCGCCTACCTGCACGTGCCGCACCCGCGCAATCCGAGCTGA
- a CDS encoding YchJ family protein: protein MSRRTARPAKRSTPARPSTAAAAQPAAALPKACPCGLPADYADCCGRLHRGLARATSAEQLMRSRYSAFVVRDTAYLLRSWHPDTRPAELELGPEPVWERLEILGSTEGGPFHTAGTVEFRAHFREHGVAGSLHENSRFLRHEGDWVYLDGDHTVD from the coding sequence ATGTCCCGACGCACCGCCCGCCCCGCCAAGCGCTCCACCCCCGCCCGGCCCAGCACTGCCGCCGCCGCCCAACCCGCCGCCGCGCTGCCGAAGGCCTGCCCCTGCGGCCTGCCCGCCGACTACGCCGACTGCTGTGGCAGGCTGCACCGGGGACTCGCCCGGGCGACCAGCGCCGAGCAGCTGATGCGCTCGCGCTACAGCGCCTTCGTCGTGCGGGACACCGCCTACCTGCTGCGCAGCTGGCACCCCGACACCCGGCCGGCCGAGCTGGAGCTCGGACCGGAGCCGGTCTGGGAGCGGCTGGAGATCCTCGGCAGCACCGAGGGCGGCCCGTTCCACACCGCGGGCACCGTGGAGTTCCGGGCCCACTTCCGCGAGCACGGGGTGGCGGGCAGCCTGCACGAGAACAGCCGGTTCCTGCGGCACGAGGGCGACTGGGTCTACCTGGACGGCGACCACACCGTCGACTGA
- a CDS encoding transglycosylase family protein, whose translation MVFSGPGRHRRPTQADRAVATATALGAGLALPLLAATGAHAAPATTWDAVAQCETGGNWTMDTGDGYYGGLHLTERQWEAHGGDLFGAEPSHGTKQQQISVAEAVLASDGAGVWGSCAATAGLTSPDGSTTPSVPAAPASPSAPAAPGTPASPGSPATPPAPGTPVVPVVPVTPVVPVVPSAPVAPTPSGAVSNPAPATGGTPSGAATPGTPAPTAATPGAPASTVPAPTTPGATPSAAPTPAPNTPTAAPSTPGTPTQSAPPVANPVPGPAVPGQPAPVPTTSTPAAPGGDYTVVSGDTLSGIAYGHHLDGWQQLYQQNSSVVGGNPNLIFPGQQLQLPS comes from the coding sequence ATGGTCTTTTCCGGACCGGGCCGCCACCGCCGCCCGACCCAGGCCGACCGGGCCGTCGCCACGGCCACCGCCCTGGGCGCGGGCCTCGCCCTGCCGCTGCTCGCGGCGACCGGCGCGCACGCGGCCCCCGCCACCACCTGGGACGCGGTCGCCCAGTGCGAGACCGGCGGGAACTGGACCATGGACACCGGCGACGGCTACTACGGCGGCCTGCACCTGACCGAGCGTCAGTGGGAGGCGCACGGCGGCGACCTGTTCGGCGCCGAGCCCTCGCACGGCACCAAGCAGCAGCAGATCAGCGTCGCCGAGGCGGTGCTGGCGTCCGACGGAGCGGGCGTCTGGGGCTCGTGCGCCGCCACGGCCGGCCTCACCTCGCCGGACGGCAGCACCACGCCGAGCGTCCCGGCTGCGCCGGCCTCGCCGTCCGCGCCGGCCGCTCCCGGCACGCCCGCCTCCCCGGGCAGCCCGGCCACTCCGCCCGCGCCGGGTACGCCTGTTGTGCCCGTTGTTCCTGTTACGCCTGTTGTGCCTGTGGTGCCGAGTGCGCCTGTCGCGCCGACCCCGTCCGGTGCGGTGTCCAACCCGGCGCCCGCGACCGGTGGCACGCCCTCCGGCGCGGCCACGCCGGGCACCCCCGCGCCGACGGCCGCCACCCCCGGCGCGCCCGCGTCCACCGTCCCGGCCCCGACCACCCCCGGCGCGACCCCGAGCGCCGCGCCCACCCCCGCGCCGAACACGCCGACCGCAGCGCCCTCCACGCCCGGCACCCCGACGCAGTCCGCGCCCCCGGTCGCGAACCCGGTGCCCGGTCCGGCCGTCCCCGGCCAGCCCGCGCCCGTCCCGACCACCAGCACCCCGGCCGCGCCCGGCGGCGACTACACCGTGGTCAGCGGCGACACCCTCTCCGGCATCGCCTACGGCCACCACCTGGACGGCTGGCAGCAGCTCTACCAGCAGAACAGCAGTGTGGTCGGTGGCAACCCGAACCTGATCTTCCCGGGCCAGCAGCTGCAGCTGCCCTCCTGA
- a CDS encoding PPOX class F420-dependent oxidoreductase: MADEARMKELFASGKQGVLVTLKQNGRPQLSNIFYGYDPERDLVRISVTADRVKARNAERDPRVSLHVTSADFFTWAVAEGTAELSAVAQQPDDAAVEELVDLYRQVNGEHPDWDEFRATMVKDRRRCLSLHVERYYGQTP; this comes from the coding sequence ATGGCCGACGAGGCGAGGATGAAGGAACTGTTCGCATCGGGGAAGCAGGGGGTGCTGGTGACGCTGAAGCAGAACGGGCGGCCGCAGCTCTCCAACATCTTCTACGGCTACGACCCCGAGCGGGACTTGGTGCGGATCTCGGTCACCGCCGACCGGGTCAAGGCCCGCAACGCCGAGCGCGACCCCCGGGTCAGCCTGCACGTCACCAGCGCGGACTTCTTCACCTGGGCGGTCGCCGAGGGCACCGCCGAGCTGTCCGCCGTCGCCCAGCAGCCGGACGACGCGGCGGTGGAGGAACTGGTCGACCTCTACCGGCAGGTCAACGGGGAGCACCCGGACTGGGACGAGTTCCGCGCCACCATGGTCAAGGATCGGCGGCGCTGCCTCTCGCTGCACGTCGAGCGGTACTACGGCCAGACCCCGTGA
- a CDS encoding SRPBCC family protein: MPEISASVRVNAPERGGGTVLDRDAVWAGLLRKAEDATLVVAGMSSCRVLERTGHGLVREVVIRGERVREEVRFEPKRRVSFHRSDERARWTIHNDIEEDADGELLLTFRAELDLGDGPADPARLERARAGYVAAIEATLALCRSVR; this comes from the coding sequence GTGCCGGAAATCAGTGCGAGCGTGCGGGTCAACGCGCCGGAGCGGGGCGGGGGAACCGTGCTGGACCGGGACGCCGTCTGGGCGGGCCTGCTGCGCAAGGCCGAGGACGCGACGCTGGTCGTCGCCGGGATGAGCTCGTGCCGGGTGCTGGAGCGGACCGGGCACGGTCTGGTCCGCGAGGTGGTGATCCGCGGCGAGCGGGTGCGCGAGGAGGTGCGCTTCGAGCCGAAGCGCCGGGTCAGCTTCCACCGCTCGGACGAGCGGGCCCGCTGGACGATCCACAACGACATCGAGGAGGACGCGGACGGCGAGCTGCTGCTCACCTTCCGCGCCGAGCTCGACCTCGGCGACGGCCCGGCCGACCCGGCCCGACTGGAGCGGGCACGGGCGGGCTACGTCGCGGCCATCGAGGCGACGTTGGCGCTCTGCCGGTCGGTCCGATGA
- a CDS encoding MarR family winged helix-turn-helix transcriptional regulator, which produces MSAATDSTSHAIARVARLHRAAAERLLRRAGLHAGQELLMMLLWERGALPQGELIEQLGLDASTVTRMVQRLEQAGFVRRSRSSADRRAVIVEPTAAARALREQVGELWQELERLTLAGLAPEECAELVRLLAAVERNLSGQA; this is translated from the coding sequence GTGAGCGCCGCCACTGACAGCACCAGCCATGCGATCGCCAGGGTCGCCCGACTGCACCGGGCCGCCGCCGAGCGGCTGCTGCGGCGTGCCGGGCTGCACGCCGGGCAGGAGCTGCTGATGATGCTGCTCTGGGAGCGCGGGGCGCTCCCGCAGGGCGAGCTGATCGAGCAACTGGGCCTGGACGCCTCCACGGTGACCCGGATGGTGCAGCGGCTGGAGCAGGCCGGCTTCGTCCGTCGCAGCCGCAGCTCCGCCGACCGGCGGGCGGTGATCGTGGAGCCCACCGCGGCGGCCCGGGCGCTGCGCGAGCAGGTGGGCGAGCTCTGGCAGGAGTTGGAGCGGCTGACCCTGGCGGGGCTGGCGCCCGAGGAGTGCGCGGAGCTGGTCCGGCTGCTGGCGGCGGTGGAGCGCAACCTGAGCGGCCAGGCCTGA